A region of Deltaproteobacteria bacterium DNA encodes the following proteins:
- a CDS encoding penicillin acylase family protein, whose product MRRRITFIALGLVCLCLLIAGGGYLWIQYTLSRSLSRIDGEIVCAGLELPVEIIRDNYGIPHIYAQNESDLFLAMGYAMAQDRLWQMEFHRRLGSGRVSELFGEDFIGVDRYFRMLTAKGMKKEILPELVPLARSFASGANAYIDTHRDRLPPEFILLGYRPEPWMELDFLPILKVVNWALSSGWKVDLTASEVLDRVGKLKFEEAFPGWPDSAPLIVPDASIPLARLNRIHQKIMRSAQRLSGLSFSCASNNWAVSGRRSVTGKPLLANDTHLGLSNPSFWWEVHLECPTIHAAGFCVPGVPGVSAGHNRHVAWGITNVMVDDVDFYIEKIRPENPNQYWYIDHWEDMETVEEEIHVKGKSSERIKIRLTRHGPVINPAEPVEGEPVVSARWTFAERPQPFRAAYLLLKAESIHDIRKALAHWELPGLNFVFADDAGNIGYWCCAAIPRRPKGDGLLPVPGWSGEYEWEGFVPFEEKPHLINPAEGFIATANSKLTGKGYPYEISRYWEPSDRIYRIHDMIGGSKTLSVEDMKRMQMDAYSQVAKDVTPKLIQAVTAGLTSDKSQKAVKLLAEWDFVMSKESVGACLFEAILRNMLEKTFMDELGEPLFKDYLSTPGFPYRAMTAMIRNGASPWFDDAKTPQTETMDDIISAAAEQAFVELEGLVGDKVEDWSWGRIHTLTFEHVLGKKVLLDRFFNLGPFPVDGSNHTVDKKQYDNAHPYAAIHGVSQRMIVDLSNPETALHVLPTGESGHLGSPHYADQIDLYLKGGYHPAWTTRQDVESHSEARLSLKPASE is encoded by the coding sequence GTGAGGAGAAGAATCACATTCATCGCGCTTGGCTTGGTATGCCTCTGCCTTCTGATTGCCGGAGGAGGCTATCTCTGGATCCAATATACCCTCTCGAGAAGTCTCTCCCGAATCGATGGGGAAATCGTCTGCGCGGGCCTGGAACTCCCGGTCGAAATCATACGGGACAACTACGGAATACCCCATATCTACGCCCAAAACGAATCCGATCTCTTTTTAGCCATGGGCTACGCCATGGCCCAGGATCGATTGTGGCAGATGGAATTCCACCGCCGCCTGGGAAGCGGCCGGGTATCCGAACTGTTCGGCGAAGATTTCATCGGAGTGGATCGGTATTTCAGGATGCTGACCGCCAAAGGCATGAAGAAAGAAATCCTTCCCGAGCTTGTCCCCCTCGCCCGCTCCTTTGCGAGCGGCGCTAACGCCTACATAGACACGCACCGCGATCGTCTTCCTCCCGAGTTCATATTACTGGGCTATCGACCCGAACCTTGGATGGAACTCGATTTCCTCCCCATTCTGAAGGTCGTCAACTGGGCATTGAGTTCCGGTTGGAAGGTGGATCTGACCGCCTCGGAGGTATTGGATCGGGTGGGAAAGCTTAAGTTCGAGGAAGCGTTCCCCGGATGGCCCGACAGTGCGCCCTTGATCGTTCCCGATGCCTCCATTCCCCTCGCCCGGCTCAATAGAATTCATCAGAAAATCATGAGATCCGCTCAACGTCTTTCGGGCCTTTCTTTTTCATGCGCAAGCAACAACTGGGCAGTGTCCGGCCGGCGCTCCGTAACGGGAAAGCCTCTTCTCGCCAACGACACCCATTTAGGCCTGTCCAATCCCTCTTTCTGGTGGGAAGTGCATCTGGAATGTCCCACGATCCATGCCGCCGGTTTCTGCGTCCCCGGCGTGCCCGGGGTGTCCGCAGGGCACAACCGTCATGTGGCCTGGGGCATCACCAATGTGATGGTGGATGACGTGGATTTCTACATCGAGAAGATCCGTCCGGAGAATCCCAATCAATACTGGTACATAGACCACTGGGAAGATATGGAAACCGTGGAGGAGGAAATCCATGTCAAGGGGAAATCTTCCGAAAGGATCAAGATCCGTTTGACCCGCCACGGGCCGGTTATAAACCCTGCGGAGCCCGTCGAGGGAGAGCCGGTCGTTTCAGCGAGATGGACCTTTGCCGAAAGGCCTCAGCCGTTCCGTGCCGCCTACCTGCTGCTCAAGGCCGAAAGCATCCATGACATCAGGAAAGCTCTGGCGCACTGGGAATTGCCCGGCCTCAATTTTGTCTTTGCCGACGACGCCGGAAACATAGGCTACTGGTGTTGCGCCGCCATTCCCAGACGTCCTAAGGGGGACGGCCTTCTGCCGGTTCCCGGCTGGTCCGGAGAATACGAGTGGGAAGGATTCGTTCCGTTCGAGGAAAAGCCCCACCTCATCAACCCCGCTGAGGGCTTCATCGCCACGGCCAACAGCAAGCTAACGGGAAAAGGCTACCCGTACGAGATCAGCCGCTACTGGGAGCCGTCAGATCGGATTTACCGGATCCACGACATGATCGGCGGCTCAAAGACCTTGTCCGTGGAAGACATGAAACGGATGCAGATGGACGCCTATTCTCAAGTCGCCAAGGACGTTACCCCGAAACTGATCCAAGCCGTTACGGCCGGTCTGACGAGCGACAAGTCCCAAAAGGCCGTAAAACTCCTGGCGGAATGGGACTTCGTCATGTCCAAAGAAAGCGTCGGAGCGTGTCTTTTCGAAGCGATCCTGCGCAACATGCTGGAAAAGACCTTCATGGACGAATTGGGAGAGCCTCTTTTCAAAGACTATCTGAGCACACCGGGGTTTCCATACCGGGCCATGACAGCCATGATCCGAAACGGCGCCTCACCCTGGTTCGACGACGCCAAAACCCCCCAAACGGAAACCATGGATGACATCATTTCAGCCGCTGCTGAACAAGCCTTTGTCGAGCTGGAAGGACTCGTCGGCGACAAGGTAGAAGACTGGTCGTGGGGACGAATTCACACGCTCACCTTTGAACACGTGCTCGGGAAGAAAGTCCTGCTGGATCGTTTCTTCAATCTGGGCCCGTTCCCGGTGGACGGGAGCAACCACACGGTGGACAAGAAGCAGTATGACAACGCCCATCCCTATGCTGCGATTCATGGAGTATCCCAGCGTATGATCGTAGATCTATCGAATCCTGAAACAGCGCTTCACGTTCTGCCCACCGGGGAATCGGGGCACCTGGGCAGTCCACATTACGCGGATCAGATCGATCTCTACTTGAAAGGCGGCTACCATCCCGCCTGGACAACGCGTCAAGACGTGGAAAGCCACAGTGAAGCAAGGTTAAGCCTCAAGCCGGCTTCGGAATAA
- a CDS encoding GNAT family N-acetyltransferase, with protein sequence MSSIEFADLSIRPLTDEDYPQVDLLFQEYPHKDFQLRQLNIPKRKMAEFLKTTLADPELESACLRQGQRLSGLISARSLPWMSEMFGARMFAIQHFLTRLDSVAYLKTMLRYLLDHMTTADFLDCRVANGDTNAIQALEDNGFRFVGNEVYLARSLIESPAPDEYGDNNCVSCPEQLQNQVIDLVRNTHFHNRFMYDPEVSEHDAAEIYKQYLSGFAFKKDFRSRIVLREGQVEGFILYRFNAAFSKAVGGNYASLDFIGVNPNNRSAGLGEELNKAALYDLAKAGATHVVVRTFGSNYPAVRICHKVGFKITSSDLHFHLWLRPKYDSRRNEKVGPSPASGLGELERKTSL encoded by the coding sequence ATGAGTAGTATCGAATTCGCCGATCTGTCAATCAGACCGTTGACCGATGAAGACTACCCGCAGGTGGACCTGCTCTTCCAGGAGTACCCCCATAAAGACTTCCAACTCAGGCAATTGAACATTCCGAAACGCAAAATGGCGGAATTTCTCAAAACCACGCTGGCGGACCCGGAATTGGAGAGCGCTTGTCTCCGGCAAGGACAACGTCTTTCGGGGCTGATCAGTGCACGAAGTTTGCCGTGGATGTCGGAGATGTTCGGAGCCAGGATGTTCGCCATACAGCACTTTCTAACTCGCCTGGACAGTGTCGCCTACCTGAAGACCATGCTGCGGTATCTCCTCGATCACATGACAACCGCCGACTTCTTGGACTGCCGGGTGGCGAACGGCGATACGAACGCCATCCAAGCCCTCGAGGACAACGGGTTCCGATTCGTTGGAAACGAGGTGTATCTCGCGCGATCGCTCATCGAGTCGCCGGCGCCCGACGAATACGGCGACAACAACTGTGTATCATGCCCCGAGCAATTGCAGAACCAGGTGATCGATCTGGTCCGGAATACTCATTTCCACAACCGTTTCATGTACGACCCGGAAGTTTCCGAGCATGACGCTGCCGAGATATATAAGCAGTATCTTTCGGGTTTTGCGTTCAAGAAAGACTTCCGTTCCCGGATTGTGCTTCGTGAGGGTCAGGTCGAGGGCTTTATCCTGTACCGATTTAACGCCGCGTTTTCCAAGGCCGTGGGCGGAAATTACGCGAGTTTGGACTTCATCGGCGTCAATCCGAACAATCGAAGCGCCGGCTTGGGCGAGGAACTCAACAAGGCGGCGCTCTACGATTTGGCCAAGGCGGGCGCTACGCACGTCGTAGTCAGAACTTTCGGAAGCAATTACCCAGCCGTCCGGATATGCCATAAGGTGGGGTTCAAGATCACCTCCTCGGACCTTCATTTTCATCTCTGGTTGCGGCCCAAATATGACAGCAGAAGAAACGAGAAGGTGGGGCCGAGTCCCGCATCGGGTCTCGGCGAACTCGAGCGAAAAACTTCACTGTAA
- a CDS encoding cupin domain-containing protein has product MNVTNLKHLEKLEMTLEGAKNVAKQVPISKDHGSPNFSLRVFTISPNGHTPFHSHPFEHLNYIIEGEGVIVSESGEERPVGKGDFALILPDEKHRYKNTSPTNAFVMICAVPKEYE; this is encoded by the coding sequence ATGAATGTTACGAACCTGAAACATCTGGAAAAACTCGAAATGACCCTGGAAGGGGCCAAGAACGTGGCCAAGCAGGTGCCCATATCCAAAGACCACGGCTCGCCCAATTTTTCGCTCCGCGTGTTTACGATCTCGCCCAACGGGCACACGCCTTTTCATTCACACCCATTCGAGCATCTGAACTATATTATAGAGGGGGAAGGCGTCATTGTCTCGGAAAGCGGCGAAGAACGGCCTGTTGGAAAAGGGGATTTCGCCTTGATCTTGCCTGATGAAAAGCATCGGTACAAGAACACTTCGCCCACGAACGCCTTTGTAATGATCTGTGCGGTTCCCAAAGAGTACGAGTAG
- a CDS encoding exodeoxyribonuclease VII large subunit, translated as MDCDPEPLETEVYTVTRLTREIKNLLESQFPLVWVEGEISNFRVPSSGHFYFVLKDKKAQIRAVMFHHQNQLLRFRPEDGMAVVCLGRLTLYEPRGEYQIILERLEPLGQGALQLAFEQLLKKLQEEGLFDESLKKPLPFLPRRVVVITSPTGAALRDFIHVMDRRYGAMEILIYPVRVQGAEAAGEIAEGLDLVNAQIDADVIVLTRGGGSLEDLWPFNEEVVARAIFRSRIPVLSAVGHEIDFTISDFVADKRAPTPSVAAEILSPLKTDLLAAIASHASALGRTLTNRLVLMRERLENLALRVADPRRQISEGRLRVDDFQDRLAFYQRSLLTSREHRLETAVQTLHGQRPLEKIERYGDRLIDIHRHLTFLQDRLLERCRKDVQRLTERLNGVNPLNVLERGYSITTRLPQNTVLVKAGDVKSGDKVRVRLHKGTIRCSVERVEDS; from the coding sequence ATCGATTGTGATCCGGAACCGTTGGAAACAGAAGTCTACACTGTAACTCGACTCACCAGAGAGATCAAAAACCTCTTGGAGTCCCAGTTTCCCCTCGTATGGGTTGAAGGGGAAATCTCGAATTTTCGCGTGCCGTCTTCGGGCCACTTCTACTTTGTTCTCAAAGACAAGAAAGCTCAGATTCGCGCCGTGATGTTCCATCACCAGAACCAGCTTCTGCGGTTCAGGCCGGAGGACGGGATGGCCGTGGTCTGTCTGGGCCGCCTCACGTTGTACGAACCGAGGGGGGAGTACCAGATCATACTGGAACGTCTCGAACCTCTGGGACAGGGCGCGCTTCAACTGGCATTCGAACAATTGCTGAAGAAGCTTCAGGAAGAAGGACTTTTTGACGAGTCCTTGAAGAAGCCGTTACCCTTTCTGCCTCGGCGCGTGGTGGTGATCACCTCTCCCACGGGCGCGGCCTTACGGGATTTCATTCACGTCATGGATCGCCGTTACGGCGCCATGGAGATTCTGATCTATCCCGTGAGGGTACAGGGGGCGGAAGCCGCCGGAGAGATCGCGGAAGGTCTGGACCTCGTGAATGCTCAGATCGACGCCGATGTCATCGTTCTTACCAGGGGCGGCGGCTCTCTGGAAGATCTCTGGCCGTTTAACGAAGAGGTTGTGGCGAGGGCTATCTTCCGAAGCCGCATTCCGGTGCTTTCCGCAGTAGGACATGAAATCGACTTCACGATTTCGGATTTTGTGGCGGACAAACGGGCTCCCACTCCGTCCGTGGCCGCGGAGATACTGTCTCCTTTGAAAACGGACCTGTTGGCGGCTATTGCTTCACATGCGTCGGCACTCGGTCGGACGTTGACGAACCGGTTGGTCCTGATGCGTGAACGTTTGGAAAATCTGGCGCTGAGAGTCGCGGATCCCCGTCGGCAGATCTCCGAAGGCCGGCTTCGAGTGGACGATTTTCAGGACAGGCTGGCCTTTTATCAGAGATCGCTTTTGACGTCCAGGGAGCATAGGTTAGAGACGGCGGTTCAGACGCTTCATGGGCAACGCCCCTTGGAAAAGATCGAACGGTACGGCGACCGGCTGATCGATATCCACAGACACCTGACGTTTCTTCAGGACAGACTGCTCGAACGCTGCCGGAAAGATGTGCAGCGGCTCACGGAGCGTCTCAACGGGGTCAATCCGCTGAACGTGCTCGAGCGGGGCTACAGCATCACGACTCGGTTGCCCCAGAATACCGTACTCGTGAAAGCAGGCGATGTAAAATCCGGGGACAAGGTGCGGGTGCGTTTGCATAAGGGAACCATTCGATGCTCGGTGGAGCGGGTGGAAGACAGCTGA
- a CDS encoding M23 family metallopeptidase — MSKKEMTAGPFAGYVGRIGGVLLAFAVLMTVLAASAGSNPSSPEIAWFPDTLYQGALMRLEVSFPHRAEGLSGDFLGRELHVYRDDDQANRWIGFIGIDIDQEPGPVYLTLRTKDDVFTSKVHILEKGYGVRRLEIKEKEPDPQTLERIREESELLEALWIRVDPTRFWRESFLRPIPGKLTGEFGVRTYINGNRRSPHSGVDFRAQKNENVICSNDGRVALVRDLYYSGISVFVDHGHSLYTMYFHLERPLVRQGDRIRRGEVVGKAGSTGRSTGVHLHWGARLNGARIDPLQLLDRSHMLSH, encoded by the coding sequence ATGTCAAAAAAGGAGATGACTGCCGGACCGTTCGCCGGATATGTAGGGCGCATCGGAGGAGTTCTTCTGGCATTCGCTGTTCTGATGACCGTTTTGGCTGCATCGGCAGGATCGAATCCGAGTTCTCCCGAGATCGCTTGGTTTCCGGATACGCTTTATCAGGGCGCCTTGATGCGGCTCGAGGTTTCTTTTCCGCATAGGGCGGAAGGCCTATCCGGGGACTTTTTGGGGCGCGAACTGCATGTGTACCGGGATGACGACCAGGCGAACCGATGGATCGGTTTCATCGGCATCGATATCGATCAGGAGCCCGGCCCCGTTTATCTGACGCTTCGCACCAAGGATGATGTGTTTACCTCCAAGGTGCATATCCTTGAAAAGGGGTATGGAGTCCGTCGGCTCGAGATCAAGGAGAAAGAGCCGGACCCGCAAACGTTGGAGCGCATCCGGGAAGAGAGCGAGCTTTTGGAGGCTCTGTGGATCCGTGTCGATCCCACGCGATTTTGGAGGGAGTCCTTTCTTAGGCCTATTCCGGGGAAATTAACCGGCGAATTCGGTGTCAGGACGTACATAAACGGCAATAGAAGAAGTCCACACTCCGGGGTTGACTTCCGGGCCCAAAAAAATGAAAATGTAATTTGCTCGAACGACGGCAGGGTGGCTTTGGTTCGAGACCTGTATTACTCGGGAATCAGCGTTTTTGTGGATCACGGTCACAGCTTGTACACCATGTATTTCCATCTTGAACGTCCCCTCGTTCGGCAGGGAGACCGGATTCGCCGGGGAGAGGTCGTCGGTAAGGCCGGAAGCACCGGACGTTCCACCGGCGTACATCTTCACTGGGGCGCCCGTCTGAACGGGGCTCGTATCGATCCGCTTCAATTGCTCGATCGGTCGCACATGTTAAGTCACTAA
- a CDS encoding exodeoxyribonuclease VII small subunit has protein sequence MGKPKKFEEALVELEEIVRKMEGAELSLDDSLEAFETGVGLARYCRQKLDEAERKVQILLQDEKGRLKPEPFEVDESESGHGK, from the coding sequence GTGGGCAAGCCAAAAAAGTTTGAAGAGGCGTTGGTCGAACTGGAAGAAATCGTCCGGAAAATGGAAGGCGCGGAATTGTCTCTCGACGATTCGTTGGAAGCCTTCGAGACCGGCGTAGGGTTGGCCCGCTATTGCAGACAGAAGCTTGACGAGGCAGAACGAAAAGTGCAAATCCTGCTGCAGGACGAGAAGGGACGTTTAAAACCCGAACCTTTTGAAGTGGACGAGTCCGAATCCGGGCACGGCAAGTGA
- a CDS encoding polyprenyl synthetase family protein: MDLKAYLEARRKRINETLEALLPPVDTLQKTVVEAMRYSLLAGGKRIRPVLCLAGAEAVGGDFDGILNFACAIEMIHAYSLIHDDLPAMDDDDFRRGQPTNHKKFGEAAAILAGDGLLTEAFAVMTRRFLYPGVDPWNLLEATQLLAQEAGFRGMVGGQVVDMEAEDTQPSLELVDFMHAAKTAALIRASVAGGAILAGGDRASVSALSEYGRYLGLAFQIRDDLLDVLGDSRELGKPVGSDEQRKKATYPAVLGIEESQRRERRTVELALNALSEMDARSDPLRAIAEYLLTRNK, encoded by the coding sequence ATGGATCTGAAGGCGTATTTAGAGGCCCGCCGGAAGCGGATTAACGAGACCCTAGAAGCGCTCCTGCCTCCAGTGGATACTTTGCAGAAGACCGTGGTTGAGGCCATGCGGTACAGTCTTTTGGCCGGCGGGAAAAGGATCCGCCCTGTCCTTTGTCTGGCGGGCGCCGAGGCAGTAGGCGGAGACTTCGACGGCATTCTGAACTTCGCGTGCGCCATAGAAATGATCCATGCCTATTCCCTGATTCACGATGACCTTCCGGCCATGGATGACGACGATTTCCGTCGGGGCCAACCGACGAATCACAAAAAATTTGGAGAGGCCGCAGCCATTTTAGCGGGTGACGGTTTGCTTACGGAAGCCTTCGCAGTGATGACCCGGCGTTTCTTATATCCGGGTGTGGATCCCTGGAATCTGCTCGAGGCTACTCAGCTCCTGGCACAGGAAGCAGGATTCCGTGGAATGGTCGGCGGGCAGGTCGTGGACATGGAGGCTGAGGACACGCAGCCATCTTTGGAACTGGTCGACTTTATGCACGCCGCCAAAACAGCGGCTCTGATACGGGCCTCGGTCGCCGGCGGGGCGATCCTTGCCGGCGGGGACCGGGCTTCGGTATCCGCTCTATCCGAATATGGCCGGTACCTCGGATTGGCGTTTCAAATTCGGGACGATCTGCTGGATGTTTTGGGAGACAGCCGTGAGCTGGGAAAGCCCGTGGGGAGCGACGAACAAAGGAAGAAGGCCACGTATCCCGCTGTCCTGGGCATAGAGGAGTCACAGAGACGGGAACGCCGGACGGTGGAACTGGCGTTAAACGCTCTGTCCGAAATGGACGCCAGGTCGGACCCTTTGCGGGCCATCGCTGAGTACCTGTTGACCCGGAATAAGTAG